The Prochlorococcus sp. MIT 0801 genomic sequence TCTAAAATCTTATTAATTTTATTAAGTCAATACAAACAGATCATCCACGTCTACCACAATTAAATTAAATCATAATTATAGTAAATAAACATTTTCAAAGGGTTATGGTTAGATTAAATGAAATCAAGATGCAAGACGGAAAAGTATTCTTAATCACCGGAGCCAATAGTGGTCTTGGCTATGAAACATCAAAATTCCTTTTAGAAAGGGGGGCAACAGTAATCATGTCTTGCAGAGACATGATCAAAGGAGAGAAAGCCAAACAAGAACTTTTAAAATTTAATTTTTCTGGAAAGATCGAACTAGTTGAATTAGATTTATCCGATTTAATAAACGTTAAAAAATTTGCTGAATCTATAAAAAATAAATTTGATTACTTAGATGTTTTAATCAATAATGCTGGGATAATGGCTCCACCAAAGACTTTTAGCAAGCAAGGTTTTGAAATACAGTTTGCAGTTAATCATCTTGCACATATGTTTTTAACGTTAGAACTATTACCCATGCTTGAAGAAAAAAATAATTCTAGAGTTGTCACAGTAACCTCAGGTGTCCAATATTTTGGAAAGATTCAGTGGGCGGATTTACAAGGAAATCTTAAATACGATCGTTGGGCTTCCTATGCGCAGAGCAA encodes the following:
- a CDS encoding oxidoreductase; the encoded protein is MQDGKVFLITGANSGLGYETSKFLLERGATVIMSCRDMIKGEKAKQELLKFNFSGKIELVELDLSDLINVKKFAESIKNKFDYLDVLINNAGIMAPPKTFSKQGFEIQFAVNHLAHMFLTLELLPMLEEKNNSRVVTVTSGVQYFGKIQWADLQGNLKYDRWASYAQSKLANVMFGLELNSKLKESNSKTSSLLAHPGFARTNLQPKSVEANQSWQEGLAYKLMDPMFQSAKMGALPQIAAATLSNAIGGEQYGPRFNFRGFPKICKNAPEALNQTSRKKLWAISETLIKDV